A genomic stretch from Maniola hyperantus chromosome 22, iAphHyp1.2, whole genome shotgun sequence includes:
- the IFT57 gene encoding intraflagellar transport protein 57 homolog, with amino-acid sequence MDLNIMDKLRILKIDTELRPQIKMKSMSRYYFITSTNPGEQFFVFASTAAWLIRKTGKEFEQPNEEDDPNSITASILDVLREKEIVVDFSSHKLKQGYGNQVCYILNVLADEALKVHNFEWQKPIANIPDTEESVDDLDQVEDETEIILDKIEDEMGIYSGESEGEEFGNAEEKEINNLGNRVHDWEAWKLELERVAPALRLKISADGRDWRARHGQMRSYRDELFDRFKTTGTQLNKLHSNISSVMDKIAARENILNEQFEPLVREYGRLLDELTKVTNEYNEVSVGVTERQEVLNELTAKVDNIKQRTESKGSSMNDNSPLVTAKKGVETLKKDIQELDFQIIILLWLLISKENPKSNNYFANAESRIVNTEVY; translated from the coding sequence ATGGACCTCAATATCATGGACAAGCTGCGTATTCTAAAAATAGATACAGAACTACGTCCACAAATCAAAATGAAATCAATGAGTCGCTATTACTTCATAACCTCAACGAATCCAGGTGAACAGTTCTTCGTTTTCGCCTCCACCGCCGCTTGGCTGATACGGAAAACTGGCAAAGAATTCGAACAACCCAATGAAGAAGACGATCCCAAttctatcacagcttctatttTAGATGTACTAAGAGAAAAAGAAATAGTAGTTGACTTCTCTTCACATAAACTAAAGCAAGGCTATGGAAACCAAGTGTGCTACATCTTAAACGTATTAGCTGATGAAGCTTTGAAAGTACATAACTTTGAATGGCAGAAACCTATAGCGAACATCCCCGATACAGAAGAATCAGTTGATGACTTAGATCAAGTAGAAGATGAAACTGAGATCATATTGGATAAAATTGAGGATGAAATGGGTATTTATTCAGGCGAATCAGAGGGTGAGGAATTTGGTAATGCAGAGGAAAAGGAGATTAATAATTTAGGTAATAGAGTACATGATTGGGAAGCTTGGAAATTGGAGTTGGAGAGAGTAGCTCCAGCGTTAAGGTTGAAAATATCAGCCGATGGAAGAGACTGGAGGGCGAGACATGGTCAAATGAGATCATATCGTGACGAACTGTTTGATAGATTCAAAACAACTGGAACACAATTGAACAAACTTCACAGCAACATCAGTTCTGTAATGGACAAAATAGCAGCtagagagaatattttgaatgaACAATTCGAACCTTTAGTACGAGAATATGGGAGACTTCTCGATGAATTAACCAAAGTTACGAATGAATACAACGAAGTTAGTGTTGGTGTGACTGAAAGGCAAGAGGTGTTGAATGAGTTGACAGCTAAAGTAGACAACATAAAGCAGAGAACTGAATCTAAAGGATCGTCAATGAATGATAACTCTCCATTGGTCACAGCTAAAAAGGGAGTAGAAACATTGAAGAAAGATATTCAGGAACTAGACTTCCAGATTATAATCTTGCTATGGCTACTAATATCGAAGGAAAATCCGAAAAGCAACAATTATTTCGCCAACGCTGAATCTAGAATAGTTAATACTGAAGTTTACTAA